The DNA window AACAGCGGCGTGTATATCCAGCAGCGATATGAAACGCAGATCCTGGATTCGTTCAGCCTCCCAGGTGTGGAGAATGAATGTGGCGGGCTTTACCGCCAGCGACGTCCCGACCTGAACATGGCGTTTCCGCCGCTAACCTGGCAGACTTACGACATCTTTTTCCAGGCGCCCCACTTTAACGACGCGGGCGAGAAGATCGCCAATGCCCGGTTGAGCTTGTATCACAACGGCGTCGCCGTGCACGATGACGTCGAAATTGTCAGCAAGACGGGAGCCGGCAAGGCGGAAGGGCCGCAGCCATTGCCGATTCTTTTCCAGAACCACCGCGACCCGGTCCGGTTCCGCAATATCTGGGTAACGCCCGGGACGAAAGCAGCCAGCCGGAAGTTCTCGGTGCATAGCGGTCCCGTCGTGAAGGATGCGCCGGCCCACGATCTCATCGCCAGCCGCGATGCCGATCCCCGCTTCAGCACTCCGGCGCCTACTCCCCCGGAAGCAAAGCCGAGCTCGCCGCCGAACGACCAGCCTTCGCCTTCGGACCTGATTCCGGCGCCCCGAAAACTAACCGAGAATGCGCGACCCGCCGCGGACGAGCCTCCCGGCCCGATCGCTTCGACCAAACCGGAAGCAAAACCTGAGGCAAAACCGAAACCGCAGGCCAGGCCTTTAATCGCCGTGCTGGAAGAGGAGCCGCCGAGCCCGGCAGTCCGTGCATCCGCACCACCGGCCCGGGAAATCCAGCCGGCCCCCGACGCCAGGCCGCTGGCGTCCACGACTGGCAAAAACGTGGAAGAAGGCAATGCGATTGAAGCAGCCGGCTTTACGGAAGAATCGCGGAAGGAGGCCCCGGCGACATCGGATCGGATTAACCGCGGCGAACTGGGACCGGTAAAGTTCAACCGCGCGCCGGGCCGCTGGAACGCAGGTCCCTCGCCGATCGAATCCACCCCGCTGGGTCAGATTGGCGAGTTGCTGGAAGAATCTCCGAGCAAATCGGCCGTAAGCAATTCGCTGGCGGAATAGTTTCCTGGGGAAGAAAACAAGGGGATTTCGCTGGTGCATGCCTCCATCCGGTTCCGAAGAAGGGGGCGTGAAACCCAGGGTGAAGGGGGCCAGCAGGGTCGCTGGGGTCTTGGATTCCAATTCCTTGCGGTCAAAAGGATTTGAATCGCGAACCTCACTTGACCAAGACCCCAAATATCCACTATTCTGTGCCGCTTAGGTTATCTTGCCTCACCAAAGGCAAGATGGTCTAATTTTGGTTTGGGGAAACGTCGTAACCCGATTCTCTTGACAGTTTTCTGCTTCACCTTGTTTTTTAACGTGACACAGAATCTGGCCAGGTGCGATTGCGGCCTTCCATGGTTTGTGTGCTTGTTATCATTCAGCCTCGTGAATTCTTTGTTTTACGGCGGCGACACGGTCCTTTTAGGGAGGCAGCCAAGGTGGCGAATACTGCGGAACGAGTCATTGACATCGTTGCGGAACAGCTCGGCGTCGAGAAAGAGAAAATCACCCCGGAAACGTCGTTCGTCGACGATCTGGGTGCGGATTCGCTCGACACCGTTGAGCTGGTGATGGAACTCGAGGAAGAGTTTGATATCAACATCCCCGACGACGCT is part of the Lignipirellula cremea genome and encodes:
- a CDS encoding acyl carrier protein; translation: MANTAERVIDIVAEQLGVEKEKITPETSFVDDLGADSLDTVELVMELEEEFDINIPDDAAEKIQTVGQAIEFIDKARN
- a CDS encoding family 16 glycoside hydrolase, whose amino-acid sequence is MRRFLKRFSAMLPLGVWLFCGAPMLASAAGPADKAAIVDPEVAQSDVDFLDAGEYRGSIRGLHGQAIPIGLQVSAEGNGEFRGALFRGGLPGSGWDRELRSELTGSRWTGPDTSVRLTSADHTGQFVLAGGKCQVLDVQGEHLGDLRKVIRRSPTEGLRPASESVVLFDGSPHHLASPVVDENGLLEVGFTTAEPYNDFRMHVEFRTPYMPLARGQSRGNSGVYIQQRYETQILDSFSLPGVENECGGLYRQRRPDLNMAFPPLTWQTYDIFFQAPHFNDAGEKIANARLSLYHNGVAVHDDVEIVSKTGAGKAEGPQPLPILFQNHRDPVRFRNIWVTPGTKAASRKFSVHSGPVVKDAPAHDLIASRDADPRFSTPAPTPPEAKPSSPPNDQPSPSDLIPAPRKLTENARPAADEPPGPIASTKPEAKPEAKPKPQARPLIAVLEEEPPSPAVRASAPPAREIQPAPDARPLASTTGKNVEEGNAIEAAGFTEESRKEAPATSDRINRGELGPVKFNRAPGRWNAGPSPIESTPLGQIGELLEESPSKSAVSNSLAE